ACCTTACCAAAAGACGTCAGTGTTGCAATGATTATAATTCATATCCTTAACGCTAAAACTGAACCAAAATCAAAAGCGAGCTTACTCCGTGCCTGCCGTTGTTTATATACCTTGTGGGGTTTTGTCTAACTCTTTACCATCAGGAGTCAGAGCCAAAAACGATTTATTTAGAAAAAgccgaaaaattgaaatataagtAATGcagattttaatcaaaatttgATGCTTTGAAATTTGTCATGCTGATCAATAGAATATCAGAAATGCTGCTAATCATAATATTTATAACCTTTCTGTGCAAGGATATGGAAAGATAGATAAACCTCATACTAGATTCAACTTGGTATCTAAGGTTACATATGCGTTTAATGAGATGACATTTGTTGACGTCCGTTCACTTACAGTTACCTGTTTTGTCCATTTGCGGGTACGtaaccaacacacacacacacacatacacataaattatactacatacatacatacgagtGGAATGTCTGTAAATTCTATGGGGCAAGTAAACCGCATACGAATTCCTCGCCCCATCTCCCTTACTGAAGCGTTTTATGTATACGTATGACAGTGCACTACACATTCAACTAACTAAAACCAATTTCGTTTTATGACACTTATCAAACACACGCCTTATGGTACATAAACTTTGAAtttaatcataaaaaaaaattacaacttTATCCAAAACTGCCCCTtcataaaaagaagaaatcaGAAGCGAGAAAGGGACAAAGTGTGGGAAGGAGAGGGAGTACAAGTTCAATAAGCTATAGCAAATTGATGGAAAGCAACATAATGAAATCgcgaaattattaaatatctAATGATAAAATTCAATAGGgtttaacaaattattttcatcgtattttttttatagaaacTTATTCCAAAGTTTTTCAAAGTTTATTATCTGGAGTTCTTTGATTAGACAACACCTTGATCTCCTTGATCTATAAAGTATAGTATAGTTAAGATCTCAACTAGTTTAGCAATGTTGTTAAACTTATTTTCAAAGTAATTAAACGTAACTTTATCTTTAACCCATCATTTTAAAATGGTCTACAAGGACATATGAACAGTTTGATTAGTTTCTCCTTTAGCAAGTTACCAATTCCAATTATTGTGATTTTCTTGAAGAGTTCTTCAACTAATACACtttgtaattaaaaaacaattgttGAAATGTCTTTCCTCCTTCTATATTTAAGGTAAGGTTCCCTCTGAGCATTTATGGGGGGTCTTATTCCCGACTGTTTAAAAGGTTTCCCTACATTTCTCTTTCAATTTTCTTACAAACCGCCAAATCCTATATTGggttatttcaaaattttcccTTTTGGGATATTTACTCAGCAAAGAGAGACAATGTGCACAGTGGTTTGTTTTTAGAAAACTCGTATCAAAAATTTGATATGAAGAGTCGCAAAATTGTTATTTGGTTGTTCATTATAGTAAAAGTTCAAAATAAGtacctttatttttttgtgttaaattaaatatgtaCAAAGGAAAATGCAGATAatctaaaaaacaaatttattttacttgtTAGTggaaaaaatcttttaaaaatgtgGTAACTTAATAAGGAAATTCAAATTCAGTTCCAGTTTAtataaacctttttttttgagtttttttttattttcaaaataagtttaaaaattttagataTTAAATCGCAAAAATAATGTTACTTTAGTTAACAAAACATAAAGATTTTGGTGGCCAGTATATGTAGGTTTAATGTGGCAAACCAATTTAGATCCCAAGGTTGCAAAAACAACCCACTGTGCCTCCATGCCTTGTGCCTGTTCTCATGATATGACCAGTTGGAATGTTTGCAAGATTTAAAGAAAGACTGTcctacctacatatatataattatacgACTGTTTTCAGCTTCTTgccattaaataaatttgtatcaaaatagcaaaaaacaaTGGATGTCAAAATTACTGAAACGACGGctgttattaaatttatttttgacgGCTTTCATTTCggaattaaaataaattaaactatttATTAATAGTAAAGtcaatattatttttggtATGAGGAACAGCTCTTTAGTTGGGCAAAACAATCAATTATTGAGTTATAGGAAAAATGAAGAGGAGAAAATGGTGCAAGTGGAGAAAATATTACAAAGAGTTATTTTAGGCGTGTACTCATGTAGAGGCTTTTATTGTTCGAAGATCACACCAAGTGGTTGTAGGAGATCCTTTGTTATAATTAACCACAATGTAGCCtagtttttttgattttcttgaGACATAGACAAAGCCAATCAAAAAAACATTGATATAATAAGAATTTCGATATAAAATGTTACCTAATAACTACTAACTAATAATAACTAATAATACGGAACTGGGACCGTATTTGTGCCAATGAACACACTTGTACAGCCTAAATTTGAACTTTTAACGGACTTTTTCTGTCTTGAAAcgttataaaaatatatgttacGTCACAAGCTTTCAGATcccctccccccccccccccccccccctatGTCACAAattgtcacacacacagagacccCCTCCCCCACCTGAATGCGTTACGTAATTTATGGGCAGCCCCTAAGATAGTCGCTTCTTGGTTACCATGGGGTAAATTCTAATTGTCTTTCATATATGTACCTGCTTGAAATATAACAAAATGATTGATCTAAAACCATATTTTCGACCGATCTtgtccatatatgtatgcatgtacaaACTATTCAATGGTAAATAGAAGACAGGCAGATGGACGGATGGGCGGATACGAACTCATTTGGACCCCACAAAAGTTAATCATTATCAGAggccttgcaatttttttaccCTGCATCCACAGGGTAGACAGAAGCTTTTTACGATCCcctaaagtatatatattcttgatcagcatcaataGCCGAGTCGATCCGTTGATCCTCCATATGAAGCTCATCTTAAACttatgttttaaatttttaccacCCCTTTTTCGATTCGGTTATCAATATAACGCACTAATATTTGTTAGACGgatacaaatttataattgTGCATGGTATAGCAAAGTCGATGCGATAGTTAacttaatatttttaagtatgtatatgtacatacatacatatggaaATGCAACTCTTTATAACTGTTTAGATGACACATTTTTCGGAATTAAAAAGCTCGTTACTATATACACACTGCCCCGTTGGACCCCGGGGGTGAAGACAGTAATAAACAGTGCCAATGAGTATCAGTTAAACCCATCTACTAAACGATCAGTTTAATAGTTTAAGTTTTACGTAAGTAAGTAAACtgattgtttaattgtttgagTTTTAcgtgagtttttttttactatgtCAATCCCTCCTTCTTCACTCTCTTTAACATATCATTAAATGCTTATAGTTAGGCGATATATATCGAATTActtacaattaattataaaattaaaaatataatgagCACTTTATACCATTAAGTGTTAATTTAACACATCactaataaataatttaattatgaaaatttCTTCGACGAAATTCGGCTCCGCTTACCACGCGCCCATCACTAATACAAATTGTTTGAATTTAACAGAGCTGCCACCTGATATGAGGAAATCAGCTGCGCTCGACGGCCAAACAACCAAAGAGAGATGAAtgcaataaattttgaaattaaattaaaaaacagaGAAAATAAAGTGTACTATGAGAatgtaaacaaacaaatctaTAACCAAGTAAATTctttctgattttttttttattttttttttttaggacaTGCTGTTGGGCTGCGTTCAATTTCAGTGTCCTCAGGAAACAGAAACTAAACACGAAGGCATTTTCCTAACTCTCGAGGGGGTCGTCAACCTTCAGCTGAGTAGCAAAACTGTGGGTGTTTTCGATGCCTTCTATAACTCGGTGAAACCAATCAATTTGCTACAATCCAGCCTAGAGTTGGCGGCGCCAGGCAAACTGAGTCCTGGACGTTCTGAGTTTCATTTTGAGTTGCCTTTGGTTTGCCGTAAGGAGCCCAAGATGCTATATGAAACATATCATGGAGTCTTCATTAGCATCAACTATCAACTCAGATGTGATGTGAAGAGGAATTTTCTTGGCAAATCTTTGCagaaaattcaacaattttGTGTGCAATACAAGCCAAAAGAACTGAGTGAAAGTGATATCGAAGCCCGCAAAGCGGTGCCATTTAGTTTGAGTCCCGATTCGCTGCAGAAGAATGTCGCATCGACGGCTAAGGAGCGTCTGTCCATGCCCCGATTCCTTATAACAGGCAGTATAGATCGACTCGAATCTTGTGTTACCGAACCACTAACAGGACACATAATCGTCCAGCATACAGAGGCGGCCATCAAGTCCATAGACCTTCAGCTGGTACGCGTGGAAACTTGTGGATGCGACGAAGGATATTCCAAAGATGCCACAGAAATTCAAACAATACAGATAAGCGATGGAAATATTATGCCGAAATTGGAATTACCTATATATATGGTATTACCTCGACTGTTCACATGTCCCACTTTGATAACAAAGAACTTTAAAATTGGTTTGTTATTgcaaattaaagttaaattgccaattaatttttttgtcttctttttcAGAGTTTGAACTCAATTTAATTGTAGTTTTCAAAGAGGACTATACTGTGAGTGAGAATTTTAAAATCACTCTGAAACGTTTGACTTCGAATATAAattgttaagttttttattaaataattataataattattatatacacaaaaatatagtttAATTACTAAACTAACTAACCACAAGTTGTTTTCTGTAAAAATCAAATGTGGGCGACTAAATTGTTAAAACCTTTATTGAATAGTTGGGAAAATGTACAGGCTAAGGTGATTATTTATGCTGAACTTAATCggatattaaaattgtttaatttaataatcatCATATTATTGTTATAAGTACCTATAAACAAATTAGTAATATACCCAAATTATTGAGAGCAAAACAcgaaagaaatatttattagtGATGAAACTAGTTTATCAGCCCTGGTTGCATTATGGTGAGGCCAGTAGCGAATTAGGTGGCAACTCTGAAACAGCAGGTTGTATTTCATTTACGCGCAACTCAATTTTAGTtattcccattttttttttaatttatattacgAATCGAacgataaaaacaaaataaaacatggaCAATTTAAAGGATATACTGAAATCTTACGAATCCTGGGTAGCCAAGAATCCCGACATGGTTGGCGATTTTGAGACCACAGCCAAATGGGTCTCATATTTCGTAGCAGGTCAGAGATAAGaacaaaaagttaattaaacaaattgaagGTCTTATGTGCTAACGCTTATTCCCTCTCTGATGCAATTCCCATAGGTCGCATATCATCCTCGAATGTTGTATCCGAGCTCGTCTACACGTTGTCCAACATGCTGGTCTTTTACAATGATCGCATCATTGAGAAATCGCGTCGCCGGAATAGTACCGACTCTGTACTCCAGCGGCAATCTAAACTTTGCTATCGACTAAAGGTCACTCTGACCACACTTGAGTACAGTGAGGTGTTCATTGAGATATCGGCTAGACGTTTGCTTGGTCAGACTGGCCGATGGCTGGTAATTGCCCTAATTCAAGTCTTCAAGGCAGCCGGAAGATTCTTCATTCTGCGGCATTCAACATCGGATATAATAACATCACCACCGATTGCCGCACTCAACCGTAGGGCCCTCAAGAAGCAAAAACCTGTGGTGACAGACGAAAATCAGGCGATGAATTCTGTCAACTCTCAGCATTCCATTACCTTCCAATTGAAGAGATCTGGACGTGTAATACGCAAAGTGGAGGGCGCTCCACCAATTCAATATCGGGACTTTAAGCTTCATGTAGACAACGCCGAGGCGGCTAGAACTCAAATACCTCGAGAACTGATGCAAGCcgaatatttgtatatatcaAAACCACTAATTCATTTGCTTTCTATGGGCGTGTTTGGTCGTCGCAGCTGGAAACAATATGCCATTGCCCTCAGCCTTGATCTCTACAGTGTGCATCTGTATCGTCAGCATCGCCATTTGATGTCACAGCAACAGAAACTGGAACTGAGCCGTCGTTGCATCAATCTTCTATATTACTTGGTACGCTCTCCATTCTATGAGAACTATACCGAGTCAAAGATAAATAGAATTTTGGGTTTTGTGGCCGAAAGTGTCCCCATTGCCAAAGTAGTAGCTGGACCACTCCGTGACTACATTCCGACGtggcaaaatatatatttctatttgtGGTCCACATAGAAATATtcaataatttataataaacagGAGCAGGATAATTAGCAGCGAGTATTTTCTTTAGTGTAAGTTGTAAAGTTGACATGGCATGAATGGATGGtggaaatgtatttttttaattcaaaaataaattgtttatatatatatacttatattatatataaaacacaTTTGCATTTTAACATAAAGTTTTGTCTTGATCTTTTTTTAAATCAGCCTAAACCAAATGAATGAAACCGAAGTGTTTCCAAATCGGGGAGCGTACGATTATTTGCTAAAACTAGTCATTTATGACTAGGAATCCTTCAAAAAGGAGTCGAATCAGCAAGGAAATAATCACTCCTTGCTAGAATATCATTTTCTCCCAACTAAGGGGTCATTTCAGATTAGACAACGAGCTCATTTAAAACTACTCAGAAAATGGAATCGAAAATGATTAGTTTGAGATtagaaattttataaaatgctGAGGATAGAtgtaataaatgaaataagcCCCATAATTTCTTCACAATTATTCTATGTGTATTGCCTCTGCTGAATCTCTGCcggaaaaataaagaaaaaccgAGTGACCCAATACTTGATGTCGAAGCTTTCCAGATTTCATTCCATGTAGATCCATAGATCTATCCATCACAAGAATGAATGAGATAGCTATATACATAGATGACTTACAAGAATACAAAACATTAACAATttacattgttttttttttttttgtttcacatTGGCGatctatttaatttttttttttttttttaaattagtttttgtttttggaacaatatttttacatacaactaaacgaaGTTTTTGGCTTACATGGCTACGTGTTCTATACATAACAATTAATCGAAAATtggctaaaaaaaatatgtgtgGGGACGGGCACAGAGGAGAagcggcggcggtggcggcggcgggATGAGGTTTGAGTGAAATCCAATCCAAACCCAAAATCCCAGCCGGAATCAGAATTTCAAACTGAAACCGGGGCCCATGGCCAATTGGCGTTGTGTCAAACCCGCATTCAGAACGAATCCTGTATTGGCTGCACCCGTTGCACCAGCCGTAATGCCACTTTTTTTATTGCCCGTTATAATGCCCGAGGAT
The sequence above is a segment of the Drosophila willistoni isolate 14030-0811.24 chromosome XR unlocalized genomic scaffold, UCI_dwil_1.1 Seg143, whole genome shotgun sequence genome. Coding sequences within it:
- the LOC6645510 gene encoding peroxisomal membrane protein PEX16, which translates into the protein MDNLKDILKSYESWVAKNPDMVGDFETTAKWVSYFVAGRISSSNVVSELVYTLSNMLVFYNDRIIEKSRRRNSTDSVLQRQSKLCYRLKVTLTTLEYSEVFIEISARRLLGQTGRWLVIALIQVFKAAGRFFILRHSTSDIITSPPIAALNRRALKKQKPVVTDENQAMNSVNSQHSITFQLKRSGRVIRKVEGAPPIQYRDFKLHVDNAEAARTQIPRELMQAEYLYISKPLIHLLSMGVFGRRSWKQYAIALSLDLYSVHLYRQHRHLMSQQQKLELSRRCINLLYYLVRSPFYENYTESKINRILGFVAESVPIAKVVAGPLRDYIPTWQNIYFYLWST
- the LOC6645509 gene encoding vacuolar protein sorting-associated protein 26C, giving the protein MNAINFEIKLKNRENKVYYENDMLLGCVQFQCPQETETKHEGIFLTLEGVVNLQLSSKTVGVFDAFYNSVKPINLLQSSLELAAPGKLSPGRSEFHFELPLVCRKEPKMLYETYHGVFISINYQLRCDVKRNFLGKSLQKIQQFCVQYKPKELSESDIEARKAVPFSLSPDSLQKNVASTAKERLSMPRFLITGSIDRLESCVTEPLTGHIIVQHTEAAIKSIDLQLVRVETCGCDEGYSKDATEIQTIQISDGNIMPKLELPIYMVLPRLFTCPTLITKNFKIEFELNLIVVFKEDYTVSENFKITLKRLTSNINC